CGGTCCCCGCCCCGGCGACCAGCACCGGGGGAGTGATGGCCAGCGTCTGCACGTAATAGGTCCCGCCGACCGCCACGGGTCCGAAGTAGACGAACACAAAGAGGTCGGCCAGACCGATATAGCCGAGCGGGTACGGGCCGGCCGTGTAGAGAATCCCCCAGAGGACGGAGCTGAGTCCGATGACGGTCACCGGCCAGCCACCGCGATATACGAGGTAGGCGCCGCAGAGCACGGCCAGCCCGAACACCAGCGCCGTGGCCGCCTTCATCGCGCCCGGTGTGACCAGACCCGCCTGAGTCACCCGGATGGGACCGACCCGGGCGATCGCATCGGCCCCCGATTTGAAATCGGAATAATCGTTGGCGAAATTGGTCCCGATCTGGATGAGCAGCGCCCCGGCCAGCGCCGCGAGCGCCGACCAGAGGTGAAAGGCGCCCGCCTCCGCCGCCATCGCCGTACCCATCACCACCGGCGCCGCGGAGGCAAAGAGCGTCTTGGGCCGGGCCGCGAGCAGCCACACCTGCGGGCGGCCGATCGGCGCGCCCGCCGCGACTGTGTCAGGGCTGCCGGGGAAACTTGCCGAAATCCGGTTTGCGCTTCTCCTTGAAAGCATCGCGTCCTTCCTGCGCCTCCGCCGTCATGTAGAACAGCATCGTCGCGTTGCCGGCCAACTCCTGCAGCCCCGCCTGCCCGTCGCAGTCGGCGTTGAGCGCCGCTTTCAGACAGCGGATCGCGGTGGGCGAGTTGGCGAGAATCTCCCGGCACCACTGGACCGTCTCCTCCTCCAGCCGGGCGAGCGGGACCACGGCGTTGACGAGCCCCATCTCCAGCGCCTGCCGGGCGTCGTACCGGCGGCAGAGGAACCAGATCTCCCGCGCCTTCTTCTGGCCGACCAGGCGGGCGAGGTAGGATGATCCATAGCCGCCGTCGAACGACCCCACTTTCGGCCCGGTCTGTCCGAAGACGGCATTGTCGGCCGCGATCGTGAGGTCGCACAGCACGTGGAGCACGTGCCCGCCGCCGATCGCGTAGCCGGCCACCATGGCGACCACCGGCTTGGGGCAGGTCCGGATTTGCCGCTGAAACTCCAGCACGTTCAGGCGGTTGACCCCGCTGGTATCGGTGTAGCCGGAGTCCCCCCGAATCCTCTGATCCCCCCCCGAACAGAACGCCTGGTCGCCCGCGCCGGTGAGAATGATGACGCCGATCTGCGGGTCCTCCCGCGCGTCGGCCAGCGCCGCCATCATCTCCTGCACCGTCAGCGGCCGAAACGCGTTGCGGACCTCGGGGCGGTTGATCGTGATCTTGGCGATCCCCTCCGCCTTGTGATACGTGATATCGCTGTATGCGCCCGCTTCTGTCCAGATGATCCTCGCCATGGCACCCTTTCTATCCGCTCAGGAACTCCTGTACCAGCTCGACAAACCGGGCCGGTTGTTCGACGTGGACCGCGTGCCCCGCCCCCGCCACCGTCGCGACCCGCGCCCCCGGCATCCGCTCGGCCATCCGCGCCGCGATCTCCCGGAATTTAGCATCTTCGGCGCCGACAATCAACAGCGTCGGCGGCGCGTCGGCCAGGCGGTCCCACTGCGGTTCCTGCGCCCCGGTCCCCATCTCACGCAGCGCCCGGGCCAGAGCTCCGCCGTCCTGGGCGCGGCGGCGTTCCAACATCCCGGCGAATTCCTCCGGAACCCGCTTAAGTCCCGCGAACATCGGCTGATCATACCAGTCGCGGAGAAAGCGCTCGAGGGGCTCGGTCTCCAGCCGCCGCGCGAGTGTATCGTCCTGCCGCCGCCGCGCGATCCGCTCGTCTCCGTCGCTCAGTCCCGGCGAGGCCGACTCGAGCACGAGCCGCCGCACGCGCGCGCGGCAGTGCAGCGCGAGGTGCAGCCCCAACCGCCCCCCCATCGAGTAGCCGATCAGATCCGTCTGCGCGATCCCCCGGCGCGCCAGCTCGAGGGCGAGCGCGGCGGCGACCTGCTCCATGCGCCACGATCCCGCGCCCTCCGGACCCCGGGTCTTTCCGTGCCCCGGGAGATCGGGAGCGAGGCCATACCGTTCTCCGGCCAGGGCCGCCATGACGGTGCTCCAGTCCGCGCCCGTTCCCATGAAACCGTGGAGCGCCACCACCGCCGGATTGCGCGGCGACCCCGCCGTCTCGAGGTGAAACCGGAAATCCCCCGCCATGCGCTTACCCCTCGAGCGCGCGGACCACCGCCTCGGTGAGCCGGGCGTGCAGTTGCCGGTTGCGCCGCCGGTCTGTTCGCACCTCGATGAGCGTCCCCCCGCCCGGCCCGGCCTGGGCCTCCCGGTAGATGCGCGCGAACTCTTCGGCGCTCGTGGGATGGGCGTACGAAAGCCCGAACATCTGCGCCGCTTGCTTGAACGTGATCCCGTGGGGCGTTCCCCAGTACGGCTCAAACAAATCGGCGCGCTCGGCGATCGGGAGGAAATGGAATATTCCGCCGCCGTTGTTGTTCAGCACGACGATAGTCATGGGCTGCGCCAAGCGCCGCACGAGCGCCAGGGAGTTGAGGTCGTGCAACAGCGCCAGATCCCCGGTCAGCAGGGTCACCGGCCGCTCCCACCCGAGCCCGAACCCGGCCGCCGAGGCGACCGTGCCGTCGATTCCACTCGCGCCCCGGTTGGCTGCAACCGGCGCCGCCGGGCCGTCGCCGGCGGCCAGGGCATCCAGGTCCCGGATCGGCATGCTCGAGGCGACAAAGAGCGCGCCCGCGGCTGAGATATTCTCCGCCACCAGCCGCGCCGTCAGCGGCTCCGACAGCGTCGCATCCTCCGCAAGCACTCGGGCGATCGCCGCTTCCGCCTTGTCCGCACCCGCCCGCCAGGCCGCAAGGCCGGTCTCTTTGGCTTTCTCCCTCAGGAACGGCAGGAGAAAACTGCAGAACATGTCGATGTCCGCTTCGAACCGGTGGGTGACCTGATGGTGCGGGTCGTGGCGTTCGGGGGCGGCGGCTGCGTGGATATAGGCCGCCGGTTGCGACCGTTTCAGCCATTGGGCGACCCGCTTCGAGGTTACGATCGGACCGAAGTGGAGCACCGTGTCCGGCGCGAGAGCGTCGGCAAACGATTCCGCGGCGAGCATGTACTCGGCCGGTGCGATCACGTGTCCCGCCGCCCCGAGCCGCAGGCCCGACCCGATATCGGCTATGACCGGCCACCCGAGCGCCTCGGCCACTTTCGCGATCGCGACCCGCTCGGCCTCGCGCCGAAGACGCCCGACCACGATCACACCGCGGCGCGCCCGGTTCAGCAGCCCGGTCGCCGCTTCCATCCGCGCCGGTTCGCACACTTTCACCGGCGAGCGATAGATTGTCCACGGGCTCTCGCCCGTTCGCCAGCACCCGACCGACCGCAGGTAGTCGCCGAAATCTTCCTCCGCGCCGACCGGGGCGAGCGGTTCCCGGAACATCCAGTTGAGGTGCACCGGACCGGCCGGTCCGTGCTGCGCCCGGTAGACCGCCTGGTCGATCGTCGTGAGCACAAACTCCGGCGGTGTCTCCCGGCTGGGGCAGGGGAGATCGAAAAACCACCGGGGATAATCGGCGTAGAGCTTCGTCTGGTCGATCGTCTGATTCGCGCCGCTTGCCCGCAGCTCGGGCGGGCGGTCCGCCGTGAGGACCAGCAGCGGCACGCCGTCCATCGCCGCCTCGATCACCGCCGGGTAGAGGTTGGCTGCCGCGGTTCCCGAGGTCACGACCACGGCCGCCGGTTTTTCCGTCGCCCGCGCGTAGCCGAGCGCGCAGAAGGCCGCCCCGCGCTCGTCGAAATGGACGATCTTCCTAGCCGCCTCGTGCCGCGCCGCCGCCGCCGTCAGCGGCGTCGACCGCGAGCCGGGGCAGAGGCAGAACAACCTCACCCCGCAGCGCACCAGTTCTTCGACCGCGGCCTCCGCCCAGAGGCTGTTCAGATTCGGAAATCGGCTGTTCATGGCCCCGCCAGCAGCTTCAGGTAGTTATCGATCTTATTTTCGATCTCGTCCCATTCTCTGTCGGGATGCGAACCGCCGACAATCCCGGCTCCCGAATAGAGCCGCAGCGTGTCTCCGGCCGCCAGCGCCGAGCGGATCGCGACCGCGAATTCCGCGCTGTCTGCCCCGATCCAACCGACCGGTCCGGCATACCAGCCCCGGTCGAAAGCCTCGAGTTCGCGAATCCGCTGCCGGGCGGTTGCGGTCGGCGCCCCCCCGACCGCCGGCGTCGGGTGGAGGCGCGCCAGAATATCCGCGTCCCCGACGCCGTCTCTGAGAACGCCCGCGAAACGGGTCGCGAGGTGCTGCACGCGCGCCAGTTTGACCAGTTCCCGTCCCTTCTCCTCGGCTGCCTCCCGGCACAGCGCCGCGAGCGCCCCGCGCACCGCGTCGGCGACGCAGGCGTGTTCCTGCGCTTCTTTCCGGCTGGTCAGGAGTTTCTCGCCCAAGAGGGCGTCCTCCGCCGGCGTCTCCCCGCGCCGCCGGGTTCCGGCCAGAGCCTCGCTCGTGATCCGCCGCCCCTCCCGGCGGTACAGCCGCTCCGGCGTCGCTCCCAGGAAGGCGGCGCCGTCCGGCGGCTTGAAGGCGAAGACGAAACAGCCCGGCGCCGAGGCCGCCAGCCGGGCCGTCAGGCGGAACGGATCCGCCGGACTGCCCAGCTCACAGCGGCTTTCGCGCGCGAGCACGATCTTGTCCATCCGCCCGGCGTTGATTTCGTCCACCGCCGCTCCGACAATGTCCAGCCAATCCTCTCGGCCCGGCGTATCGACCCGCCGGCGCACGCCGGCCGGCGGGATACCGGGGTCCGCCGGCGCGAAGCGCAACTGCGCCAGGTCTTCGATGATGCGGGAAACCTGCCCGCGGTCCTCGGGGAACCGCAGATTGACTGCCAGCACGGCCGCCCCGCCGCGGGCGGCGAGCTCGAAGCGGGGGAGCACAAACCGCGCTCCGCCGAACTGCCGCCAGTGATCGGCCTGCTCCCGGTCGCTGTCGAACCGTATTCCGCCGTAGCACCGCACGCCCTCGGCGTCGCCGATCAGTTCCCGGATCCGCCCCATCAGGTCATGCGGATCGGCGCAGACCGCGCGGAATTCCACCGCCGCGGCGCCCACCCCGGCGACGGCCGAGCGGTCCTCGCGGTCGCTCCAGAAGATCCGCTCGCTCTGCCGCTGCGCCGCGAGCCAGGCCGCCGGTTCCATCGCGGCGAGAGGGACCTCGCACCGCTCCACGTGCGGGCTGCCCGCCCGCGGATGCGCCGCCCGCCGGGCGATCTCTTCGGCCAGATGGGCCGCCGCCCCGGCGGGCGTGTGCGTGTCGCTGTCTTTGAATACTGAGGGCATCATGGGCCTGCACCGTTGGTTCCGCACTATATCACTTTTTCTCCCCGCTGTAAACAGTGGCCACTCCGAACGTCAGCGGCCGCGGCCGGACCGCCGCGAACCCGGCCCGGCGAAGGAGGTCGCAGAACGCCTCGCCGTAGGGAAACGACTCCACTGTCCGGTCGAGGTAGCGGTAGGCCGCCGCATCCCCGCTGATCGCCGCGCCGATGCGCGGGAGGATGTGCCGGAGGTAGACCAGGTAGGCCGCCCGGAGGGCGCGGTTGTCGGGGAAGGAAAACTCGAGCACCAGCACGCGCCCGCCGGGGGCCAGCACCCGGTGCATCTCGGCCAGTGCCCGCGGCACGTCGGTCACATTGCGAATCCCGAAACTGATCGTCACGACGTCAAAACTTCCGTCGGCAAACGGCAGGCGCAGGGCATCGCCCCGCACGAATGCGATCCGCTCGGCCAGCCCGCATTCCCGCGCTTTGTCCCGGCCGCGGGCCATCATGCGCGCCGCCGGATCGAGCCCCACCCCCAGGCTCACATTCTTCCGCTGCTTCAGCCCGATCGTCAGTACATCCCCGGTGCCGCAGGCGACGTCGAGCACGGCAAGATTGTCCCGGTCGGGAAACATCGCCGCCAGCTTCTTCCGCCAGCGGACATCCAGGCGGAGTGTCAGCACGCGGTTGACCAGGTCGTACCGGTGCGCGATCCGGTCAAACATCTGGGGCGACTCCCCCTTTTCGGGGATCGGGTCCGCCGTCTTGTCCGCGTGATCTTCCGCCGCCATTTCTATCCGCTTTCCGGCCGATCCGTTCCGACCGCCGCAATATACGCAATCCCTCCGCTCCCTCAAACCCGATTGCCTCGCGCGGTCCTTTTTCGTACCTTGCCCAAAAGGCTGCCGCAACGCGAAAGGATCAGCGTTCATGAAGTATCGTCGAGTCGGCCGCAGCGGGCTGAAAGTCTCGGAGATCGCTCTTGGGGCCTGGTTGACTTACGGCGGGCCGGTCTCCGCCTCACAGACTGCGCCCATCGTCCGCCGGGCGATCGCCCACGGCGTCAATTTCATCGACCTCGCCGACATCTACGCCCGGGGCGCGGCCGAAGAAACCCTCGGCCGTATTCTCAAGGAATTCCGCCGCGCCGACCTGGTCCTGTCCAGCAAGCTCTTCTGGCCGATGTCCGACAACCCCAACGACCGGGGCCTCTCGCGCAAACACATCAGGGAATCCATCGAGGGAACGCTCCGCCGTCTCGGCACCGACTACCTCGACATCTACTTCTGCCACCGCTTCGATCCGGAGACGGAGGTCGAGGAAACCGTCCGCGCCATGGATGACCTGGTGCGGCAGGGGAAGATCATCTACTGGGGAACCTCGGTGTGGGAGGCGGCCCAGATCGAGCGGGCGGTCGGTCTGGCCCGCGACTACCGCGCCTACGCGCCGATCGTGGAACAGCCCCGCTACCATCTGCTCGACCGTCACATCGAGCCGGAGATCATGCCGGTGTGCGCCCACAACGGCATGGGCCTGACCGTGTGGTCCCCCCTCGCCCAGGGGCTGCTCACCGGCAAGTACAACGCGGGGATACCGGACGGAAGCCGCGGCGCCACGAGCATGTGGCTCAAGCCGAGCCTGACCGAGGCCAACATCGCCGCCGTCCGGCGGCTCAGCGAACTCGCCGCGTCGCTGGACATCACCGTGGCCCGGCTCGCCCTCGCCTGGGTTCTGCGCCGGCCGGAAATCAGTTGCGCCATTATCGGCGCCACCGCGCCGGAACAGGTCGATGAGAATGTGAAAGCGGCCGACACCGTCTTGTCGGCCGAGACCCTCGCGGCGATTGAACAGATCCTCGGCAACGACCCGGCGGCCCGCACCCAGGCGTAACATCCCCCTCCGGTCCGAGAGGGTGCGGGGTCCGGGCGCGCGGCCGCGAACGGATTGGCACAGATGCGGCTGATATTCCATCCGACCTGTCTGACCTACCACCTGCCGGGGCATCCCGAAACGCCCCGGCGCGTGCGGCTCGCCTGGGAGCACCTGTCCCGGCAGTACGAGACGGTGCCGCCGGAACCGGCCGGCGACGAGGATATTTTGACCGTCCACACGCCCCGCCACCTGGAGATGGTGCGGACCGGGCAATTTCTCGACTGGGACACGCCCGCCCTCCCGTTCATCTTCGACCATGCCCTGCTCGCGGCGGGCGGCGCCCTGACAGCGATGCGGCTTGCGCTCGACGGGGTCGCGGCGATCTCCCTCCTCCGTCCGCCCGGCCACCACGCCGGCCCGGACTCGGTCGCCGGGTTCTGCTATTTCAACAACATCGCCATCGCCGCCGCCCGGGCCCTCGAACAGGTGGACCGCGTCGCCATCGTCGATTTTGACTGCCACCACGGCAACGGCACGCAGGACATTTTTCTCGGCCGCGACCGGGTCGTGTACCTCTCCCTCCACCAGAGCCCGTTCTACCCCGGCACCGGGCTGTTTTCCGAGCGGAACTGCTTCAACTATCCGCTCCGGATGGGCGCCGACGAGGAGATGTGGCTGCGGGCGCTGGATGACGGCCTGGCGAAAGTGCGGGCTTTCGGCCCCGACCTGATCGCGGTGTCGGCCGGGTTTGACCTCTACAAGCTCGATCCGTTTTCGTTTATCCCGCTGTCGCACGAAGCGTTCCGGGCCGCCGGGGAGCGTATCGGCGCGCTCGGCCGACCGGTGTTCAGCGTCCTGGAGGGGGGCTACTCCGACGGCCTCGGCCGGTGCGCCGCCGCTTATCTTGAAGGGCTGGCCGGGTAAACCGGCCGCAATTGTCCTTGCGGCCGCCGCCGCCCGGCATACTATACGGTATGAAGCGGTTCGAATTTCTCGACCACACCGCCGACGTCATCCTCCAAGGCCACGGCGACACGCTCGCGGAGGCATTCGCCGCCGCGGCCGACGGATTGTTCGCGGTGATCACCGATCTCGACCGGATCGCACCGACACTCGACCTCGACGTCGCGGTCGAGGCGATCGATCGCGAGGGGCTGCTGGTGGCTTTCCTCAGCGAGCTCATCATCCGGCACGAGGTCGACCGGATTGTGGCGAAGGATTTCGCGGTCGTGTTGGAGGGGGACACCCGCCTCGCCGCGCGCGGGCGGGGGGAGAAGTTCGACGAGCGCCGCCACGAGTGCGGGATGCACGTGAAGGCGGTGTCGTACCATATGATCGAAGTCGTCGCGGGCGGCCCGGGCCGGCCGGCCCGGGTGCGGGTCGTCCTCGACGTGTGAGGATCCCCGCGGCCGGGAAATGCGCCCGGCGCCGCCGGAAATCGGAGTGTGCTATGGCATGGCAGGGTCCGCTGGACAAAATCGATGCGTGGCGTTACCAGATCCCGTCGTCGTTCGCCAGCCCCGTGATCAGGGAGAAGGGGCTGCGGATGCGCGTGCCGGGGCTGATTTTCACCGATGAGGCGATGCTCGAGGCGATCCGCCGCGACGACTCGCTCTTCCAGGTCGCCAACGTCGCCACCCTCCCGGGCATCGTCGAGAAGTCGATCGCCATGCCCGACATCCACCACGGTTACGGGTTCGCCATCGGGGCGGTCGCGGCGTTCGACGGCGCGGCCGGGGTGATCTCCCCGGGCGGGGTCGGGTACGACATCAACTGCGGCGTGCGCCTCATGCGCACCGACCTCCATCTTGGCGACGTCCTCCCGCGGATCGAGACGCTGGTCGACACGATGTTCGCCAACGTCCCCTCCGGCGTGGGTTCCTCCGGAAGAATCAGCCTGTCGGAGCGCGAGGTCGATGAGGTGCTGGCCACCGGCGCCCGGTGGGCGGTCAGCCGCGAGTACGGCCTCGCTGAGGATCTCGAAGCGATGGAGGAAGGGGGGTGTCTGGAGGAGAGCGACCCGTCGGTGATCTCGAAGAACGCCAAGGCGCGCGGCCACGACCAACTCGGCACTCTCGGCGCCGGGAATCACTTTCTCGAAATCCAGCGCGTCGACGCCATCTACGAACCGGACGCCGCGCGGGTGTTCGGCCTGGAGGAAGTGGGGCAGATCGCGGTCATGATCCACACCGGGTCGCGCGGCTGCGGACACCAGATTTGCACCGACTATCTGGAGAGCATGCGCCGGGCCTCAAGGAAATACGGCATCGCGCTGCCCGACCAGCAGCTCATGTGTGCACCGGTCGATTCCCCCGAGGCCCGGCAGTATTTTCTGGCGATGAACGCGGCGGCCAACTTCGCCTGGTGCAACCGCCAGGTGATCATGCACTGGGTGCGGGAATCGTTCGAGGCGGTTTTCGGACAGCCGGCCGATCGGCTCGGCCTTCGCCTCGTGTACGACATCGCCCACAACATGGCCAAACGCGAGCAGCACGACATCGGCGGGAAGAAGCGCTGGGTGTATGTCCACCGCAAAGGGGCCACCCGGGCCTTCGGCCCGGGGCACAGGGATGTCCCGGAGAAATACCGGGCGGTCGGCCAGCCCGTGATCATCCCCGGCGACATGGGCACCGCCAGCTACCTCCTGGTCGGCACGGCCCAGGCCATGCGGGAGACTTTCGGCTCCTCCTGCCACGGCGCCGGGCGGCGGCTGTCGCGCACCGCCTCGATCAAGGAGCACCGAGCCGAGGACGTGATCCGCAAACTCCGCGAGGGGGGAATCTACCTCCGGGCCAAGAGCAAGCGGGTCGTCGCCGAGGAAGCGCCCGGCGCCTACAAGAGCGTCGACGAGGTCGTCGCCATCTCCCACCACGCCGGCATCACCCGCAAAGTCGCCCGCCTGACTCCGGTCGGGGTCGTCAAGGGATAGACCCGGCGCGGACGCGCTCCGCCCAATATAAAGCGGGCGGGTCGACCGACCCGCCCGCATGGCGTCTGCCGAATTCCTGTCCGGACGATGCTACTTCACCAGCAGCATCTTCCGGGTTTCCGTGAACTCGCCGGCCGAGAGCCGATACAGATACACGCCGCTGGACACGCCGGAGGCGTTCCACTCGACGTGGTGCGTGCCGGCCCCGTACGGCCCGCTCGCCAGCACCGCCACCCGCTGACCGAGCACGTTGAACACTTCGAGCGTCACGTCGCCCGGGGTCGGGAGCGTGAAGCTGATCGTCGTCGTCGGGTTGAACGGGTTGGGGTAGTTCTGGGCGAGTTCAAACCCGGCCGGGACGAGCTCCGCCGGCGCCGCCGGGGCCTCCGCCCAGGACGCCGCGGCGTTGACGCAGAAGTCGTCGAAGTCGCTGTTGGACTTGGTGTAGCCTACTCCCACCAGGCCGGCCCGGGCCGAGAAGGTGTAGGAGCCGATCGACGTCGACCCGACCATCATCGAGACCGTCCCGCTCGCAGCCACGGACACGGTCACGTCATACCAGACCCCGGTGCTGAAAGTGTAGCTCGCATACGCCCGCGTGTACTGGCGCCCGCTGAGGATCTCGCCGACGTACACCCGGTTGTAGTAATCGTCGAACTGCACGTAGCGGTAGTTCGAGCTGTTGGTGTAGGCGAAGATGATGCGGGTGTTGCGCTGCGTGCGCCCGGTGTTCATGCGCACCTTGCACGTAATCGTCGCCGTCGAGAACGTCCCGAAGGGCGAGGTCAGCCGGGCATTCGAGGTCGTCGAGTTCCCCTTCAGGTAGTAGTTCGCGGCCGACCAGGTCCCGAGCTTGTTGCTCCACCCGGTGTAGTTGCCGTCGTTAAAGTCGTCGCACTGCGCGGTCTCGGTCGTGACCGTAATGTAGTTGGTCTTCGTCTCCGAGTCCGAACCGTACGCATTGGTCGCCGTCAGCGTCACCGTGTACGTCCCCGCCGATGTGTAGGTGTGGGTCGGGTTCTGGGCGGTTGACGTGCCGCCGTCGCCGAAATTCCACGACCAGCTCGTGGGAGTGTTGGTCGAGGCGTCGGTGAACACGACCGTCAGCGGCGCCGTCCCCGAAGTCGGCGTGCCGGAGAAGGCCGCCACCGGCGGGTAGGTCGGCGGCGCCGACACCGTGATGTAGCCGGTCTTGGTCTCGGAGTCCGAACCGTACGCGTTGGTCGCCGTCAGCGTCACCGTGTACGTTCCCGCCGAGGCGTAGGTGTGGGTCGGGTTCTGGGCAGTCGACGTGCCGCCATCGCCGAAATTCCACGACCAGCTCGTGGGATTGTTGGTCGAGGCGTCGGTGAACACGACCGTCAGCGGCGCCGTGCCCGAGGTCGGCGTGCCGGAGAAAGC
This genomic stretch from Candidatus Zixiibacteriota bacterium harbors:
- a CDS encoding 1,4-dihydroxy-2-naphthoate polyprenyltransferase, which gives rise to MLSRRSANRISASFPGSPDTVAAGAPIGRPQVWLLAARPKTLFASAAPVVMGTAMAAEAGAFHLWSALAALAGALLIQIGTNFANDYSDFKSGADAIARVGPIRVTQAGLVTPGAMKAATALVFGLAVLCGAYLVYRGGWPVTVIGLSSVLWGILYTAGPYPLGYIGLADLFVFVYFGPVAVGGTYYVQTLAITPPVLVAGAGTGLFSVAILTVNNLRDIESDRRAGKRTLAARFGRTFAQWEYVLAVAIAAGIPAALALLTEGHSSAIIASLTILPALAAFRTIRRATDGPTLNRLLATTGKLLLLYSLLFSIGWWW
- the menB gene encoding 1,4-dihydroxy-2-naphthoyl-CoA synthase yields the protein MARIIWTEAGAYSDITYHKAEGIAKITINRPEVRNAFRPLTVQEMMAALADAREDPQIGVIILTGAGDQAFCSGGDQRIRGDSGYTDTSGVNRLNVLEFQRQIRTCPKPVVAMVAGYAIGGGHVLHVLCDLTIAADNAVFGQTGPKVGSFDGGYGSSYLARLVGQKKAREIWFLCRRYDARQALEMGLVNAVVPLARLEEETVQWCREILANSPTAIRCLKAALNADCDGQAGLQELAGNATMLFYMTAEAQEGRDAFKEKRKPDFGKFPRQP
- the menH gene encoding 2-succinyl-6-hydroxy-2,4-cyclohexadiene-1-carboxylate synthase, producing MAGDFRFHLETAGSPRNPAVVALHGFMGTGADWSTVMAALAGERYGLAPDLPGHGKTRGPEGAGSWRMEQVAAALALELARRGIAQTDLIGYSMGGRLGLHLALHCRARVRRLVLESASPGLSDGDERIARRRQDDTLARRLETEPLERFLRDWYDQPMFAGLKRVPEEFAGMLERRRAQDGGALARALREMGTGAQEPQWDRLADAPPTLLIVGAEDAKFREIAARMAERMPGARVATVAGAGHAVHVEQPARFVELVQEFLSG
- a CDS encoding 2-succinyl-5-enolpyruvyl-6-hydroxy-3-cyclohexene-1-carboxylic-acid synthase, which encodes MNSRFPNLNSLWAEAAVEELVRCGVRLFCLCPGSRSTPLTAAAARHEAARKIVHFDERGAAFCALGYARATEKPAAVVVTSGTAAANLYPAVIEAAMDGVPLLVLTADRPPELRASGANQTIDQTKLYADYPRWFFDLPCPSRETPPEFVLTTIDQAVYRAQHGPAGPVHLNWMFREPLAPVGAEEDFGDYLRSVGCWRTGESPWTIYRSPVKVCEPARMEAATGLLNRARRGVIVVGRLRREAERVAIAKVAEALGWPVIADIGSGLRLGAAGHVIAPAEYMLAAESFADALAPDTVLHFGPIVTSKRVAQWLKRSQPAAYIHAAAAPERHDPHHQVTHRFEADIDMFCSFLLPFLREKAKETGLAAWRAGADKAEAAIARVLAEDATLSEPLTARLVAENISAAGALFVASSMPIRDLDALAAGDGPAAPVAANRGASGIDGTVASAAGFGLGWERPVTLLTGDLALLHDLNSLALVRRLAQPMTIVVLNNNGGGIFHFLPIAERADLFEPYWGTPHGITFKQAAQMFGLSYAHPTSAEEFARIYREAQAGPGGGTLIEVRTDRRRNRQLHARLTEAVVRALEG
- a CDS encoding isochorismate synthase — its product is MMPSVFKDSDTHTPAGAAAHLAEEIARRAAHPRAGSPHVERCEVPLAAMEPAAWLAAQRQSERIFWSDREDRSAVAGVGAAAVEFRAVCADPHDLMGRIRELIGDAEGVRCYGGIRFDSDREQADHWRQFGGARFVLPRFELAARGGAAVLAVNLRFPEDRGQVSRIIEDLAQLRFAPADPGIPPAGVRRRVDTPGREDWLDIVGAAVDEINAGRMDKIVLARESRCELGSPADPFRLTARLAASAPGCFVFAFKPPDGAAFLGATPERLYRREGRRITSEALAGTRRRGETPAEDALLGEKLLTSRKEAQEHACVADAVRGALAALCREAAEEKGRELVKLARVQHLATRFAGVLRDGVGDADILARLHPTPAVGGAPTATARQRIRELEAFDRGWYAGPVGWIGADSAEFAVAIRSALAAGDTLRLYSGAGIVGGSHPDREWDEIENKIDNYLKLLAGP
- the ubiE gene encoding bifunctional demethylmenaquinone methyltransferase/2-methoxy-6-polyprenyl-1,4-benzoquinol methylase UbiE; this encodes MAAEDHADKTADPIPEKGESPQMFDRIAHRYDLVNRVLTLRLDVRWRKKLAAMFPDRDNLAVLDVACGTGDVLTIGLKQRKNVSLGVGLDPAARMMARGRDKARECGLAERIAFVRGDALRLPFADGSFDVVTISFGIRNVTDVPRALAEMHRVLAPGGRVLVLEFSFPDNRALRAAYLVYLRHILPRIGAAISGDAAAYRYLDRTVESFPYGEAFCDLLRRAGFAAVRPRPLTFGVATVYSGEKK
- a CDS encoding aldo/keto reductase family protein, whose amino-acid sequence is MKYRRVGRSGLKVSEIALGAWLTYGGPVSASQTAPIVRRAIAHGVNFIDLADIYARGAAEETLGRILKEFRRADLVLSSKLFWPMSDNPNDRGLSRKHIRESIEGTLRRLGTDYLDIYFCHRFDPETEVEETVRAMDDLVRQGKIIYWGTSVWEAAQIERAVGLARDYRAYAPIVEQPRYHLLDRHIEPEIMPVCAHNGMGLTVWSPLAQGLLTGKYNAGIPDGSRGATSMWLKPSLTEANIAAVRRLSELAASLDITVARLALAWVLRRPEISCAIIGATAPEQVDENVKAADTVLSAETLAAIEQILGNDPAARTQA
- a CDS encoding histone deacetylase, coding for MRLIFHPTCLTYHLPGHPETPRRVRLAWEHLSRQYETVPPEPAGDEDILTVHTPRHLEMVRTGQFLDWDTPALPFIFDHALLAAGGALTAMRLALDGVAAISLLRPPGHHAGPDSVAGFCYFNNIAIAAARALEQVDRVAIVDFDCHHGNGTQDIFLGRDRVVYLSLHQSPFYPGTGLFSERNCFNYPLRMGADEEMWLRALDDGLAKVRAFGPDLIAVSAGFDLYKLDPFSFIPLSHEAFRAAGERIGALGRPVFSVLEGGYSDGLGRCAAAYLEGLAG
- a CDS encoding archease; amino-acid sequence: MKRFEFLDHTADVILQGHGDTLAEAFAAAADGLFAVITDLDRIAPTLDLDVAVEAIDREGLLVAFLSELIIRHEVDRIVAKDFAVVLEGDTRLAARGRGEKFDERRHECGMHVKAVSYHMIEVVAGGPGRPARVRVVLDV
- a CDS encoding RtcB family protein; this translates as MAWQGPLDKIDAWRYQIPSSFASPVIREKGLRMRVPGLIFTDEAMLEAIRRDDSLFQVANVATLPGIVEKSIAMPDIHHGYGFAIGAVAAFDGAAGVISPGGVGYDINCGVRLMRTDLHLGDVLPRIETLVDTMFANVPSGVGSSGRISLSEREVDEVLATGARWAVSREYGLAEDLEAMEEGGCLEESDPSVISKNAKARGHDQLGTLGAGNHFLEIQRVDAIYEPDAARVFGLEEVGQIAVMIHTGSRGCGHQICTDYLESMRRASRKYGIALPDQQLMCAPVDSPEARQYFLAMNAAANFAWCNRQVIMHWVRESFEAVFGQPADRLGLRLVYDIAHNMAKREQHDIGGKKRWVYVHRKGATRAFGPGHRDVPEKYRAVGQPVIIPGDMGTASYLLVGTAQAMRETFGSSCHGAGRRLSRTASIKEHRAEDVIRKLREGGIYLRAKSKRVVAEEAPGAYKSVDEVVAISHHAGITRKVARLTPVGVVKG